The window CCCAACTTTGTTAGGAGGGGGTCGGGGGGAGGGCAACGCCGCTTACTTGTCGAGCCAGCGTGCGTGACAAGCACCAGAGGGCCAAGTTCATGGCAAGCCGGCATTGGACAGTACGCGTCCAAAGCCAAATTGAGAATTGCTGCACAGCGTATCCGCCGATTGACAGGTACTTCAAAATTCGTCTATAATGCGAAAAATCTTCCGCCGGTGATTTTTTCCGCAACCCTTGCAGTGTAGGGGCGCCGGCGAACGCTCGATTCCTCCGTGATCGTGGTGCGCATCGGCACGGTGTGTCTGAGCGCCAAATGACAATCTACGGGTGATGGCCGACGATCGTATGCACCGGCTGGCCGCGTCTTTACGACGTGACGGCGGCGGATACGTCTCCTGGACGAGAAGGTCGGGCGCGCTCGCGCGCCGGGCCGGTCGGCATTACTCACCTCACTGGAGGAGCCATGCGGAAGGGGCATATCGCGGCTGGTTTCCCTCGCTCTGTGCGCGCAGTTCGCCGCGCCTGCGCGACGCCGCGTTGCGCCGCGCCTCCCGGTTGTGCGCAAGCCACCGCCGCGCCCCGCGACGGTAAGCCGCTCGGTACGCCGGCAAAACCCATCTCCGATCATTCCGCCACGCGTTCGTTCCTCAGTTTTCGGGTCGCAGGTTTGTTCGTGGTTCATTGCTCGGCGCCGGCGAGACGACCTGTGTGTCATTGCTCGCCTCCCATTCGGTATCACACGAAGTATCAGCAGGGTTCGGCATCTCACGTTGCTGCCCCACAGATCGCGGTGTCCCCGGTAGCGGACGCCGTGAATCCGGGGGCGTTTTTGTTTGCCAATACCTGCGGCACACCGTGCCGATTGTTGTCGTAAGCCCCGGTCGCTCCGGGAGCCGAAGTAACGCAACGGGCAGCGCCGGCACGGGAGCCGGCGCGCACCGGGCGTCCAAATCAACGCAGGGACCTTTGGAGGAGGAGACATGCACCACAACCGCATAACCAGGGCATCCATCGGCTTAATGGCTGTAGCGCTACTGGCGCTACTCATGGCGACGGCGTGCGGCGGGCCATCCACCCCGGCACCGGCCGGGCCGACGCCACCGCCGGCGGTCGGGCAAACGCCCGCGGCGCCGGCGACCACGGGGGCGGTGCCGCAGCCGGCGACGCCCGCGGCGGCACAGCCGAAGCGCGGCGGCACGCTGGTTATCCGCTACTGGACGGGCGACCCGCCCGACCTCGATCCGTACCTCAACACGTCGTTCCGCAGCCAGGAGTTTGCGGCGTTCTTCTACAGCCGTCTGCTGAAGTTCGACAGCGGCCCGGATGTCAAGCCGAACTCGTTCAAGCCGATCGGCGACCTGGCCGACAAGTGGGAGGTTTCGAAGGACGGTCTGACGTGGACCTTCCATATCCGCGACAACGCGAAGTGGCAGAACAAACCGCCGCTCAACGGGCGCAAGGTAACGGCTGACGATGTGATGTTCTCCTGGACGCGCTTCCAGAAGGACAACGTGCAAAAGGCCGTGCTGAACATGGTCAAGGACGTCAAGGCGGTGGACGCCAGCAATGTCGCGTTCACGCTGAACGACATCTTTGCGCCGTTCGAGACGAGCATCGCGACGCCGTTGTTCTACATCGTGCCGAAAGAAGTCATCGACGCGGACGGCAACCTGCGCAAGACCATCGTCGGCAGCGGCCCGTTCATCTTCGACAAGTACGAGAAGGGCGTGCAGGTCGTCGCCAAGCGCAACCCGGACTACTACTTCTCGCCGATGCCGTACGTCGACGAGGTGGACCTGCTGATTGTGCCGGAGGACGCGACGGCCGTCGCGGCCATGCGCTCCAAGCAGATTGACATCAACGGCGTGTCGGCGATCGACGCGGCGTCGCTGAGCAAGACGAATCCCGAGATGCTGATCCGCAAGAACACGCAGAACCTGCTGTCGTTCATGTACTGGCGCGTGCAGGAGAAGCCGTTCAACGACGCGCGTGTCCGCCAGGCCGTCTCGCTGGCGATGGACCGCGACGAGACGATCAAGACGCTGTACGAGGGCGAGGGCGTTTACCAGAGTCATCTGGCGGCCGGCCTCGAATCATCGCATCTCAGCCCGCTCGACGCGAGTTTTGGCCCGAACGCCAAATACTTCAAGCGCGATGTCGCGGCGGCCAAAAAGCTGCTGGCCGACGCCGGCTACCCAGACGGCTTGAAGGTGCCGTATATTAGCGTGCTGAACGCGTACGGCAACACGTTTAACCAGGGTGTCGAGCTTGTGCAGAAGCAACTGAAGGACGCGGGCATCATCATGGAGTTCAAGCCGCAGGACTACTCGGCGTACATCGCGTCGACGTTCCTGGGCAAATTCGAAGCGCCGACGATGGTTTGGGGTCTCGAAACACCGGTGCAGGAAGCGAACGACTACCTCTTCAACATGTACGACCCGAAGAGCGCGCGCAACCATGCCGGTATCAACGACGAGAAGTTGAACGCCATGATCGTGAAGCAGCGCATGACGCTCGATAAGACCGAGCGCAAGAACCAGCTGTACGAGATCCAGCGCTACCTCGCCGAGCAGCAGTACTACGTTATCGGTACGGTGGGGATGCAGATGCAGTCGCTTCAGCCGTGGGTCAAGAACTTCTACTACGAGACCGACTACGGCCGCGGCGCGGAGTATGTCATCAAGGTATGGCTGGACGGCAAACCGCAGTAGGCTTGCGACGCCGGCCGGGCGGCGCGATCGGTCGCGCCGCCCGGCCGGCCCTGGCAGTCCAGGCTCGTGCGCGGGCGGCATGCACGGCGCGGCCGCCCGAACCCTGAAAACGATGGGGAGCTATGCAACAATACATACTCCGACGCGTGATCCTGATGGTGCCAACGCTGTTCGGCGTCACATTGCTGGTGTTTGGCATGATTCGCCTGCTGCCGGGCGACGCCGTGACCATGATGATGCAGGACTACGGCGGCTATGCCAAGGATCTCGAAGACCTGCGCAACAAACTGGGGTTGACCAAACCGTTCCACGAGCAGTATCTGGCGTGGGTCTGGGGCGCACTGCAGGGCAACCTGGGCACATCGCTGCGCAACAATACGCCCGTCATGGACGAACTCGTGCAGCGCATGCCGGTCACGTTCGAACTGGGCATGCTCGGGCTGGCGGTGTCGTTAATCATATCGATTCCGCTGGGCGTCTACTCCGCGGTCAAGCAGGATAGCCTGTCGGACTACATCGCGCGCAGTGCGGCCATCACCATGCTGGCCGTCCCCGGTTTCTGGCTCGGCACGCTAGCCATCACGCTGCCGTCGATCTGGTGGCAATGGACGCCGCCGTTGCGCTACACGCAGTTTTCAGTTGACGCGGGCAAGAACCTGAGCCAGATGCTGTTGCCCGCTCTCATACTCGGCATCGGCCTGTCGGGCACCATTATGCGCCTGAC of the Chloroflexota bacterium genome contains:
- a CDS encoding ABC transporter permease, which codes for MQQYILRRVILMVPTLFGVTLLVFGMIRLLPGDAVTMMMQDYGGYAKDLEDLRNKLGLTKPFHEQYLAWVWGALQGNLGTSLRNNTPVMDELVQRMPVTFELGMLGLAVSLIISIPLGVYSAVKQDSLSDYIARSAAITMLAVPGFWLGTLAITLPSIWWQWTPPLRYTQFSVDAGKNLSQMLLPALILGIGLSGTIMRLTRAQMLEILRQDFIRTARSKGLAERTVIFLHALRNAIIPVVTILGLQLTVLVSGTVVLENIFVVPGTGRLLIEAISYRDFPVVQGIMLIFAVLIIASNLMVDIIYAWLDPRIRYS
- a CDS encoding ABC transporter substrate-binding protein, producing MHHNRITRASIGLMAVALLALLMATACGGPSTPAPAGPTPPPAVGQTPAAPATTGAVPQPATPAAAQPKRGGTLVIRYWTGDPPDLDPYLNTSFRSQEFAAFFYSRLLKFDSGPDVKPNSFKPIGDLADKWEVSKDGLTWTFHIRDNAKWQNKPPLNGRKVTADDVMFSWTRFQKDNVQKAVLNMVKDVKAVDASNVAFTLNDIFAPFETSIATPLFYIVPKEVIDADGNLRKTIVGSGPFIFDKYEKGVQVVAKRNPDYYFSPMPYVDEVDLLIVPEDATAVAAMRSKQIDINGVSAIDAASLSKTNPEMLIRKNTQNLLSFMYWRVQEKPFNDARVRQAVSLAMDRDETIKTLYEGEGVYQSHLAAGLESSHLSPLDASFGPNAKYFKRDVAAAKKLLADAGYPDGLKVPYISVLNAYGNTFNQGVELVQKQLKDAGIIMEFKPQDYSAYIASTFLGKFEAPTMVWGLETPVQEANDYLFNMYDPKSARNHAGINDEKLNAMIVKQRMTLDKTERKNQLYEIQRYLAEQQYYVIGTVGMQMQSLQPWVKNFYYETDYGRGAEYVIKVWLDGKPQ